In one Mucilaginibacter ginsenosidivorax genomic region, the following are encoded:
- the ilvA gene encoding threonine ammonia-lyase IlvA translates to METETKSLLDFDSAYERLKGVVKRTPLEYNAGLSAKYECELYLKREDLQIVRSYKLRGAYNMISQLTQDELDRGVVCASAGNHAQGVAFSCSRLGTKGVIFMPEITPKQKVTQTEMHGKGNIEIILTGDTFDDCLREALIYTEAHQMTFIPPFDNYRIIEGQGTVGVEILQDLPGIEAIVMPIGGGGLAAGTGTYLKQHVPGIYLVGVEPEGAPSMLEAFEHGGPTTLKEINRFVDGAAVKCVGKLTYNLCHEVLDEMLLVPEGKVCTTILKLYNEDAIVVEPAGALSVAVLDACKDKIKGKKVVCVISGGNNDIARMQEIKEKSLLYEGLKHYFIVRFPQRPGALKLFVNNVLGPQDDITRFEFIKKTEKENGPALVGIELRNAGDYPALLNRMAAHRFDVIELNKDQTLFEYLV, encoded by the coding sequence ATGGAAACCGAAACTAAAAGCCTGCTCGATTTCGATTCGGCTTACGAACGATTGAAGGGGGTTGTTAAACGCACTCCACTGGAGTATAACGCAGGCTTATCGGCCAAATACGAGTGCGAACTATATTTAAAACGCGAAGACTTACAAATAGTACGCTCATACAAACTGCGCGGCGCTTATAACATGATCAGCCAGCTAACACAGGACGAGCTGGACCGCGGCGTAGTTTGCGCCAGCGCGGGCAACCACGCGCAGGGCGTAGCCTTTAGCTGCAGCCGCCTGGGTACCAAAGGCGTAATTTTTATGCCCGAAATTACCCCCAAGCAAAAAGTTACCCAAACTGAAATGCACGGCAAGGGCAATATCGAGATCATTTTAACCGGCGATACGTTTGACGACTGCCTGCGCGAGGCTTTGATATACACCGAAGCCCACCAGATGACGTTTATCCCGCCTTTTGATAATTACCGCATTATAGAAGGCCAGGGAACAGTAGGGGTAGAGATATTGCAGGACCTGCCCGGTATCGAAGCCATCGTTATGCCCATTGGCGGTGGCGGTTTAGCGGCCGGCACAGGTACCTACCTTAAGCAACACGTGCCAGGCATTTACCTGGTAGGGGTAGAGCCCGAAGGCGCCCCATCAATGCTGGAAGCTTTTGAACACGGTGGACCAACCACCTTAAAAGAGATTAACCGCTTTGTAGATGGCGCCGCCGTAAAATGCGTAGGCAAACTCACTTACAACCTATGCCACGAAGTATTGGACGAAATGCTGCTGGTACCCGAAGGCAAAGTGTGCACCACTATACTCAAGCTATACAACGAAGACGCCATAGTAGTGGAGCCTGCCGGTGCCCTATCTGTAGCCGTGCTGGATGCCTGCAAGGACAAGATAAAAGGCAAAAAAGTAGTTTGCGTTATCAGCGGGGGCAACAACGATATTGCCCGCATGCAGGAGATCAAAGAAAAATCGCTGCTGTATGAAGGCCTGAAACATTACTTCATCGTTCGCTTTCCACAGCGCCCGGGAGCCTTGAAACTGTTTGTGAACAACGTATTAGGCCCCCAGGATGATATTACCCGTTTCGAGTTCATCAAAAAAACCGAAAAAGAAAACGGCCCCGCCCTGGTAGGCATCGAACTGCGCAACGCAGGCGATTATCCCGCCCTGCTCAACCGCATGGCCGCCCACCGTTTCGATGTCATCGAGTTGAATAAAGATCAAACCTTGTTTGAGTACCTTGTTTAA
- a CDS encoding 2-isopropylmalate synthase yields MLHDPNRVYVFDTTLRDGEQVPGCQLTPPEKIEIAKELELLGVDIIEAGFPVSSPGDFQSVVEISKAVTNPTVCALTRANKGDIDAAIESLKYAKHPRIHTGIGSSDMHIKHKFNSTREEILERAVEAVKYAKRAVEDIEFYAEDAGRADVVYLAQMVEAVIAAGATVVNIPDTNGYCLPDQYGAKIRFLKENVKNIDKAIISVHCHNDLGLATANSIAGLQNGARQIEGTINGIGERAGNTSIEEVVMILKVHQVLGLKTNIDSKRFYELSQMIRTQMRMPVQPNKAIVGSNAFAHSSGIHQDGFLKMRENYEIIRPEDVGFPSATIVLTARSGRHALKFHLERLGFSLDKEELAQVYNKFLTLADVKLDINDEDLQGLMAHRLVKN; encoded by the coding sequence ATGTTACACGATCCCAACCGCGTTTATGTTTTTGATACCACGCTTCGCGATGGCGAGCAGGTACCAGGGTGCCAGTTAACCCCCCCCGAAAAGATTGAGATAGCAAAAGAACTGGAACTACTGGGCGTGGATATTATTGAGGCCGGTTTCCCGGTTTCAAGTCCGGGAGATTTTCAGAGTGTTGTTGAGATCTCGAAGGCGGTAACCAACCCCACCGTTTGCGCGCTTACCCGTGCCAACAAGGGCGATATTGATGCCGCTATCGAATCATTAAAATATGCCAAACACCCGCGTATCCATACCGGTATCGGCTCGTCGGATATGCACATTAAGCATAAATTTAACAGCACCCGCGAGGAGATTTTGGAGCGTGCCGTTGAAGCTGTAAAATATGCCAAACGCGCGGTAGAAGATATTGAGTTTTATGCCGAGGATGCCGGCCGTGCCGATGTGGTGTACCTGGCCCAGATGGTGGAGGCTGTTATTGCCGCCGGTGCTACCGTGGTTAACATCCCCGATACCAATGGCTATTGCCTGCCCGATCAGTACGGCGCCAAGATCAGATTCCTGAAAGAGAACGTTAAAAATATCGATAAGGCCATTATCTCGGTACATTGCCATAACGATTTGGGTTTGGCCACCGCCAACTCAATCGCGGGCTTACAAAACGGTGCCCGCCAGATAGAAGGTACCATCAACGGCATTGGCGAACGCGCGGGCAATACTTCTATCGAAGAAGTGGTCATGATACTGAAAGTACACCAGGTATTGGGCTTGAAAACCAATATCGATTCCAAAAGGTTTTATGAACTAAGTCAGATGATCCGCACGCAAATGCGCATGCCGGTACAGCCTAATAAGGCTATCGTAGGCAGCAACGCCTTTGCGCATAGCTCGGGTATTCACCAGGATGGTTTCCTGAAAATGCGTGAAAATTACGAGATCATTCGCCCTGAAGATGTAGGCTTTCCGAGCGCCACAATAGTGCTAACCGCGCGCAGCGGCAGGCATGCTCTGAAGTTCCATTTGGAACGCCTTGGCTTTAGTTTGGATAAAGAGGAACTTGCCCAGGTATACAACAAGTTTTTAACGCTTGCCGATGTCAAGCTGGATATAAATGACGAAGACCTGCAAGGCTTAATGGCCCACAGGCTGGTAAAAAATTAA
- a CDS encoding methyltransferase domain-containing protein, with translation MKWNADLYDQKHSFVFQYGEDVLALLDVKPGEHILDIGCGTGHLTKQIQDKGAIVKGTDYSPDMIAQAKKLFPGVDFAVENAADFYTEQKYDAVFSNAALHWVLDANGAIKSIYNALKPGGRFVAEMGGKGNVAKLLEAIRLVLQNHGYPDKAETKVWYFPSTAEYAKLLEDHGFRVTFTAHYDRKTPLQDGDQGVAKWVTMFGAQFLEGIPEEEKEQILAEITKKLEPYYNENGQWYADYKRLRFVAVKE, from the coding sequence ATGAAGTGGAACGCTGATTTATACGACCAGAAACATTCCTTTGTATTTCAATACGGGGAGGATGTTTTGGCTTTGCTGGATGTTAAACCCGGCGAACATATCCTGGATATTGGCTGCGGCACCGGCCATTTAACCAAGCAGATACAGGATAAAGGCGCCATTGTAAAAGGCACCGACTATTCGCCGGATATGATTGCGCAGGCCAAAAAACTGTTCCCCGGTGTTGATTTCGCGGTAGAGAACGCCGCCGATTTTTATACCGAGCAAAAGTACGATGCCGTTTTTAGCAACGCAGCCCTGCATTGGGTTTTAGATGCCAATGGCGCTATCAAAAGTATTTACAATGCCCTTAAACCCGGAGGCCGCTTTGTGGCCGAGATGGGTGGCAAAGGCAACGTTGCCAAACTACTGGAAGCCATCCGCCTGGTACTGCAAAATCACGGGTATCCTGATAAAGCCGAAACCAAAGTATGGTATTTTCCATCCACAGCCGAGTATGCCAAACTATTGGAAGACCACGGTTTCCGGGTAACCTTTACGGCGCACTACGACCGTAAAACCCCGCTGCAGGATGGCGACCAGGGCGTAGCCAAATGGGTAACCATGTTTGGCGCCCAGTTTTTAGAAGGCATTCCCGAAGAAGAAAAAGAACAAATATTAGCCGAGATCACCAAAAAACTGGAACCCTACTATAACGAAAACGGCCAATGGTATGCCGATTATAAGAGGCTAAGGTTTGTAGCTGTGAAGGAGTAG
- the leuB gene encoding 3-isopropylmalate dehydrogenase, which produces MKKHILVIPGDGIGPEVTTWGKAVLEKIGHDFGHEFTFDEALMGHAGIEATGNPLPDETLAKAKASDAILFGAIGHIKYDNDPSAKVRPEQGLLKIRKELGLYANLRPIMLFDELLDASSLKPEILKGTDILFFRELTGDVYFGEKKRSEDRNTASDLMIYSRYEVERIAIKAYEAAMVRGKRLCSVDKANVLEASRLWREVVQEIAKNYPEVETEHMFIDNAAMQLVKNPKKFDVVLTANLFGDILTDEASQIAGSMGMLASASIGDGTGFFEPIHGSAHDIAGMDKANPLASILSVALMLEISFGLKDEAKLITSAIDKTLKEGYRTGDIADANTDKAKILGTKAMGQKVLEYLAPPNPPR; this is translated from the coding sequence ATGAAAAAACACATTTTAGTAATACCCGGCGACGGGATAGGCCCCGAGGTTACTACCTGGGGTAAAGCGGTTTTAGAAAAAATTGGCCATGATTTTGGCCATGAGTTTACTTTCGACGAAGCCCTGATGGGCCACGCCGGTATCGAGGCTACAGGTAACCCGCTGCCCGATGAAACTTTGGCAAAAGCCAAAGCCAGCGACGCCATTTTATTTGGCGCCATCGGTCACATCAAATATGATAATGATCCATCGGCAAAGGTTCGCCCCGAGCAGGGATTATTGAAGATCCGTAAAGAACTGGGCTTGTATGCCAACCTTCGCCCTATCATGTTATTTGATGAGCTGCTGGATGCATCAAGCCTTAAACCGGAAATTTTGAAAGGTACCGACATACTTTTCTTCCGGGAACTTACCGGCGACGTTTACTTCGGCGAGAAAAAACGCAGCGAGGACCGGAATACAGCTTCCGACCTGATGATTTATTCCCGTTACGAGGTAGAGCGCATCGCCATCAAAGCTTACGAAGCTGCCATGGTTCGTGGTAAAAGATTATGTTCAGTAGATAAGGCCAATGTGCTGGAGGCTTCACGCCTGTGGCGCGAAGTGGTACAGGAGATAGCCAAAAACTATCCCGAGGTTGAAACCGAACACATGTTTATCGATAATGCCGCTATGCAGCTGGTTAAAAATCCTAAAAAGTTTGATGTGGTATTAACCGCCAACCTTTTTGGTGATATCCTAACCGACGAAGCATCGCAGATTGCAGGCTCGATGGGCATGCTGGCATCGGCATCAATTGGCGATGGTACCGGCTTTTTTGAGCCTATCCACGGTTCGGCACATGATATTGCCGGCATGGATAAAGCCAACCCGCTGGCATCTATATTATCTGTAGCTTTGATGTTAGAAATTAGCTTCGGCCTTAAAGACGAAGCCAAACTAATTACATCGGCCATCGATAAAACGCTGAAAGAAGGCTACCGCACCGGCGATATTGCCGATGCAAATACCGACAAAGCCAAAATTTTAGGTACCAAAGCAATGGGCCAAAAAGTATTGGAGTATTTGGCCCCACCCAACCCTCCCCGGTAG
- a CDS encoding methyltransferase domain-containing protein — translation MNKTIHREGKGTAKLFDERSLANDYATLTSALKPGLRVLDVGCGTGAISKDIAAKVGDTGHVTGIDNTEFFIQSGKETYADVKNLDLIYTDLFAYEPEGQFDLIVAARVLQWLNNPVEALKKMYSLLKPGGTVSILDYNHEALEWQPQPPPSMLRFYATFLRWRGDAGMNNHIAEDLPGYFEEAGFINIAEFNADEVYQKGEENFTNKAGIWAKVAMSKQMVEEGYIDDELRLLAIDEYTEWVATDAGRMVMKLKEIRGIKPLS, via the coding sequence ATGAACAAAACAATTCACAGAGAAGGTAAAGGCACCGCCAAGTTATTTGACGAACGTAGTTTGGCTAATGACTATGCAACGCTGACGTCTGCACTCAAGCCTGGTCTGCGGGTTTTGGATGTGGGTTGTGGTACGGGGGCGATATCTAAAGATATAGCTGCCAAAGTAGGTGATACTGGTCACGTCACGGGCATTGATAATACCGAGTTCTTTATCCAAAGCGGAAAGGAAACTTATGCGGATGTTAAAAATCTCGATTTGATTTATACCGACTTGTTTGCTTACGAGCCGGAAGGGCAATTCGACCTGATTGTGGCGGCAAGGGTTTTACAATGGTTAAACAACCCGGTAGAGGCCTTAAAAAAAATGTACTCGCTGTTAAAACCGGGTGGTACGGTATCTATATTAGATTATAACCACGAAGCGCTGGAATGGCAACCGCAACCGCCGCCAAGCATGCTGCGGTTTTATGCCACCTTTTTGAGATGGCGCGGTGATGCCGGTATGAACAACCACATTGCCGAAGACCTGCCCGGATATTTTGAGGAAGCCGGCTTTATCAACATTGCGGAGTTTAACGCCGACGAGGTTTACCAAAAAGGCGAAGAAAACTTTACCAACAAAGCAGGCATCTGGGCTAAAGTAGCCATGTCGAAACAAATGGTAGAGGAAGGCTATATTGACGACGAACTGCGCCTGCTGGCTATCGATGAATACACCGAATGGGTAGCAACCGATGCCGGGCGCATGGTAATGAAACTAAAAGAAATACGCGGCATAAAACCGCTATCATAA
- the leuD gene encoding 3-isopropylmalate dehydratase small subunit codes for MSTKIFKHIQTSVVPLPIENIDTDQIIPARFLKATTREGFGNNLFRDWRFDENDNPKQDFVLNNPNYSGKILVAGKNFGCGSSREHAAWAIADYGFDAVVSSFFADIFKGNALNNGLLPVQVSEDFLKKIFDAVYADEHAVVEIDLVDQFIRLVPTGEQESFEVNPYKKACMTNGYDDIDYILSKKELIAEFESER; via the coding sequence ATGAGTACCAAAATATTCAAACACATACAAACCAGCGTGGTGCCTTTGCCTATCGAGAATATCGATACGGACCAGATTATCCCTGCGCGGTTTTTGAAGGCCACTACCCGCGAGGGATTTGGCAATAACCTGTTTCGCGATTGGCGTTTTGACGAGAATGATAATCCTAAACAGGATTTCGTACTTAACAACCCAAATTACAGCGGCAAGATCCTGGTTGCAGGTAAAAACTTCGGTTGCGGCAGTAGCCGCGAGCATGCGGCCTGGGCTATAGCAGATTATGGCTTTGATGCTGTGGTAAGCAGCTTTTTTGCCGATATTTTTAAAGGCAACGCCCTGAACAATGGCTTGCTGCCCGTACAGGTGAGCGAAGATTTTTTAAAGAAGATCTTCGACGCGGTTTATGCCGATGAGCATGCTGTAGTTGAGATTGACCTGGTAGACCAGTTCATCCGCCTGGTGCCAACCGGCGAGCAGGAAAGCTTTGAGGTTAACCCCTACAAAAAAGCCTGCATGACCAATGGCTACGACGATATCGACTACATCCTGAGCAAAAAGGAATTGATAGCCGAATTTGAGAGCGAGAGGTAA